One window from the genome of Lachancea thermotolerans CBS 6340 chromosome B complete sequence encodes:
- the ARP1 gene encoding actin-related protein 1 (similar to uniprot|P38696 Saccharomyces cerevisiae YHR129C ARP1 Actin-related protein of the dynactin complex required for spindle orientation and nuclear migration putative ortholog of mammalian centractin), producing the protein MSGSHGLYNQPVVLDNGSGIIKAGFSGEEQPKCFEYSLIGTPKYNKVMAGGLASDSQLIGNEAQKMRGLLKLHYPLEHGVVQDWPGLEQLWTHVFYNSLKLANIEEHPMLITEAPLNPMKNRNKMCEMLFETFGSPAVYVSIQAVLALYAGGRTTGCVIDCGDGCCQSVPVYDGFTLPSAIQRIDVAGRDITEFLQLLLRKSSGVTLSSSSEREIVRMIKEKACFVATDVGNEEQNYEGANSAELETRFKLPDGKILTLGAEKFRAPEVLFQPHLIGSEFCSIQEMCQQSISKVDLDLRSSLYSSIVLSGGSTMFSGFGDRLLSEIRKTSEPNTKIKIFAPPERKYSTWIGGSILAGLSTFEKLWVTRAEWQENPQCIHSRFM; encoded by the coding sequence ATGAGCGGCTCACATGGGTTGTACAATCAACCTGTCGTATTGGATAATGGGTCTGGTATCATAAAAGCAGGGTTTAGCGGTGAAGAGCAACCCAAATGCTTTGAGTATTCATTAATCGGGACTCCAAAATACAACAAAGTCATGGCTGGGGGATTGGCAAGCGACTCTCAGTTGATTGGTAATGAAGCTCAGAAAATGCGAGGACTCCTAAAACTGCATTATCCGTTGGAGCATGGTGTAGTACAGGACTGGCCAGGCCTCGAGCAGCTATGGACCCATGTGTTTTACAACAGCCTGAAACTTGCGAacattgaagaacatcCAATGCTTATAACAGAGGCACCGCTAAACCCAATGAAAAATAGGAACAAGATGTGTGAGATGCTCTTCGAAACTTTTGGTTCTCCAGCGGTTTATGTATCAATTCAAGCGGTATTGGCACTTTATGCCGGAGGTCGAACAACAGGCTGTGTCATTGATTGCGGGGATGGCTGTTGCCAAAGCGTCCCAGTATATGATGGATTCACACTCCCTTCTGCGATACAAAGAATAGATGTTGCCGGCCGCGATATTACTGAATTTCTGCAATTGTTGTTGAGGAAATCATCAGGGGTAACGCTATCGTCCAGTTCAGAGCGCGAAATAGTCCGCATgatcaaagagaaggctTGCTTCGTGGCTACAGATGTTGGTAATGAAGAGCAAAACTACGAAGGCGCGAACAGTGCTGAACTTGAGACTAGATTCAAACTTCCAGATGGTAAGATTTTGACTTTGGGAGCAGAAAAATTTCGGGCACCAGAAGTCCTTTTCCAACCACATTTAATAGGCTCAGAATTCTGCAGCATTCAGGAAATGTGCCAGCAGAGTATCTCCAAAGTTGATCTTGATTTAAGGTCATCCTTGTACTCTAGTATAGTTCTGAGCGGCGGATCGACGATGTTTTCTGGGTTTGGCGATAGACTGCTGAGCGAGATACGGAAAACATCAGAGCCCAATACCAAGATTAAGATATTTGCACCGCCTGAGAGAAAATACAGTACCTGGATAGGAGGCTCGATTCTCGCGGGTTTGTCGACTTTCGAGAAACTTTGGGTCACACGGGCTGAATGGCAGGAAAATCCGCAGTGTATCCATTCTAGGTTTATGTAA
- the MPF1 gene encoding Mpf1p (similar to uniprot|P38835 Saccharomyces cerevisiae YHR131C Hypothetical ORF) yields MSEVANARKSKYIKHTSIGKTKSACSSTSISSTEGTGKIFEAIDKPLKDPMVKVKKSKSDPGRGAEKAGASEEDIFAWIDPQPAKPPSYKSANPNRRITYPVYETQDSGVLPAYSPSVEEVTVVSMKMEWLDPYNCSPSRSWKNFIMEINSTQLNFYLIDPSLTRNIKNYCNGKSHFGGESVDPDIEYEGHHSIFNSLASKGTYQFNKADQESISQRITKDKAKYLTNNRLFRTYSLQFAKFGIPTDYSRKTFVLRLRCETEQFMLSFSHVDDMIMWSMYLSIGIGVALDLDFRELPTYRTVPRRRRRRRRKRTNALTSSGGNDRSGSDRRSFSNSSTRNGVLELHYPYKKRPNSMSNPDSHSNSSSRRGSNESIKSRLKSFFGSDKKAPCPSFRGPYPRALSTVGLNAVTEDEEEEQVPSTSASASNSPQKTEIPVRPSLEQRSKSLGTLQSSSNADDYFGFNHRGEDARDIAVTTPGSPGSPGSEVSIGGATIASGELQLQSGYHNNVGLQNDLDELQQVIYEHNGEEGEETEDSPTFGNTDNDDEGEEEDDDDIDSLHPHTATAATSIYQEEGIFHDSEDDYYYVVDRGDAFRRRASSVTSNLSSIPYGSCEVKWHPPRKEMSRRRYIRDSLRCIRPLPEDEEWLGKVLICPTQAPAYETNNPPISGYILGGGKPGKSKAPKFRNFKTDKGVILNKCKNHFVKPYIVGPVGFLKTNARC; encoded by the coding sequence ATGAGTGAAGTCGCCAATGCTAGAAAGTCGAAGTATATCAAGCATACAAGCATTGGGAAGACGAAATCTGCGTGCTCCAGTACGTCCATATCGTCAACAGAAGGAACTgggaaaatttttgaagctatTGACAAACCTTTGAAGGATCCGATGGTGAAAGTCAAAAAGTCCAAGTCAGATCCGGGAAGGGGAGCCGAGAAAGCGGGCGCGTCGGAAGAAGATATTTTTGCTTGGATCGACCCGCAACCAGCAAAACCTCCAAGCTATAAGTCAGCAAACCCGAACAGAAGGATCACGTATCCTGTGTACGAGACCCAAGACAGTGGTGTTCTTCCCGCTTACTCGCCCTCTGTGGAAGAAGTGACTGTAGTGTCAATGAAAATGGAGTGGCTGGATCCCTACAATTGTTCTCCCTCTCGAAGTTGGAAAAACTTTATAATGGAGATCAACTCTACTCAGCTCAACTTTTATCTCATCGATCCTTCTCTGACAAGGAATATCAAAAACTATTGCAACGGAAAATCGCATTTCGGTGGAGAATCCGTGGATCCCGATATAGAATACGAGGGCCACCATTCAATTTTCAACTCGCTAGCGTCTAAGGGCACTTACCAGTTCAACAAAGCAGACCAAGAATCCATCAGCCAGAGAATTACCAAAGACAAAGCGAAGTACCTAACTAATAATAGGCTTTTCAGAACCTACTCATTACAGTTTGCGAAGTTTGGCATTCCCACCGATTACAGTAGGAAAACTTTCGTGTTGCGTCTTCGTTGTGAAACAGAGCAATTTATGCTGAGTTTTTCGCATGTTGACGACATGATAATGTGGAGCATGTATCTCAGCATTGGAATAGGTGTTGCCCTCGACCTTGACTTCAGGGAGCTGCCAACCTATAGAACTGTCCCGCGAAGACGTAGACGCAGAAGACGCAAAAGGACTAATGCTCTTACATCCTCTGGGGGTAATGATAGGTCCGGGAGTGacagaagaagcttttctaaTTCTTCGACCAGAAACGGGGTCCTGGAACTGCACTATCCTTATAAAAAGAGACCAAACTCTATGTCAAATCCAGATAGTCACTCAAACTCTAGCAGCAGGCGTGGTAGCAATGAAAGCATAAAATCTAGGctaaaaagcttcttcggTTCTGACAAAAAAGCTCCATGTCCAAGCTTCAGAGGGCCCTATCCGAGGGCACTGAGTACAGTAGGTTTGAACGCTGTTActgaggatgaagaagaagagcaggtTCCATCTACTTCAGCATCTGCCAGCAATTCACCTCAGAAGACAGAAATTCCTGTGAGACCTTCGCTGGAACAGCGTTCAAAATCTCTAGGTACCCTccagagctcttcaaacgCAGATGACTACTTCGGCTTTAATCATCGAGGGGAGGATGCGAGAGACATTGCAGTGACAACGCCGGGCTCGCCGGGCTCACCGGGCAGTGAGGTTTCCATCGGTGGAGCAACGATTGCGTCAGGtgaacttcagcttcaatCAGGATACCATAATAACGTTGGACTTCAAAACGACTTGGATGAGTTGCAGCAAGTTATTTACGAACACAACGGAGAAGAAGGGGAGGAAACTGAAGATTCGCCAACTTTTGGAAACACTGACAATGACGAtgaaggtgaagaagaagatgatgatgatatCGATAGTTTGCACCCCCACACAGCCACCGCAGCGACCTCAATATATCAAGAAGAGGGTATATTCCACGACAGCGAAGACGACTACTATTACGTTGTCGATCGAGGTGATGCGTTCAGACGCAGAGCATCGTCTGTCACTAGCAACCTAAGCAGTATACCATACGGGAGCTGCGAGGTTAAGTGGCAtccaccaagaaaagaaatGTCACGAAGAAGGTATATCAGGGACTCGTTACGTTGCATAAGGCCACTTCCTGAGGATGAGGAGTGGCTTGGCAAGGTTCTCATTTGCCCAACCCAAGCACCAGCCTACGAGACGAACAATCCGCCTATATCTGGATACATCCTTGGGGGAGGAAAACCTGGGAAATCTAAAGCACCTAAATTCAggaatttcaaaacagaCAAAGGAGTTATATTAAATAAATGCAAAAACCACTTTGTCAAACCCTATATCGTGGGTCCTGTGgggtttttgaaaaccaaTGCACGGTGCTGA
- the FUR1 gene encoding uracil phosphoribosyltransferase (highly similar to uniprot|P18562 Saccharomyces cerevisiae YHR128W FUR1 Uracil phosphoribosyltransferase synthesizes UMP from uracil involved in the pyrimidine salvage pathway), with translation MSTEPFKNVIMLPQTNQLTGLYTIIRDQNTKRPDFIFYADRIIRLLVEEGLNHLPVQPRTVETSTNQKYEGVSFLGKICGVSIVRAGESMEQGLRECCRSVRIGKILIQRDEETAQPKLFFEKLPEDIAERYVFLLDPMLATGGSAAMATEVLIKRGVKPERIFFLNLICSKEGVDYYHSKFPGVKIVTGAVDPCLDENKYLVPGLGDFGDRYYCL, from the coding sequence ATGTCCACCgaacctttcaaaaatgtcattATGCTTCCTCAAACTAACCAGTTGACTGGTTTATACACCATCATCCGTGACCAAAACACAAAAAGGCCAGACTTTATCTTCTACGCCGACAGAATTATCCGCTTGCTTGTTGAGGAGGGTCTCAACCACTTGCCAGTGCAACCAAGAACCGTGGAGACATCTACCAACCAAAAGTATGAAGGCGTGTCATTCCTTGGCAAAATCTGCGGTGTTTCAATCGTGAGAGCTGGTGAGTCCATGGAACAGGGTCTCAGGGAGTGCTGCAGATCTGTGAGAATTGGTAAGATTCTCATCCAGAGAGATGAAGAGACAGCTCAGCCAAAGCTATTTTTCGAGAAACTGCCTGAAGACATCGCTGAAAGGTATGTTTTCCTACTAGATCCTATGCTTGCTACCGGTGGTAGTGCAGCTATGGCCACTGAGGTCTTGATCAAGAGAGGTGTCAAGCCAGAAagaatctttttcttgaacctcATCTGCAGCAAAGAGGGTGTAGACTATTACCACTCCAAGTTTCCTGGAGTTAAGATCGTTACCGGCGCTGTCGACCCTTGCTTAGATGAAAACAAGTACTTGGTTCCCGGTTTGGGTGACTTCGGCGACAGATACTACTGTCTTTGA
- a CDS encoding KLTH0B05962p (conserved hypothetical protein) produces the protein MSSKRTLKQILDSEYVEGSDEEADGISNAETAADVDDNEEEVDRSFCIDCKDMKTEIICKDCEEHFCVVCFDMIHRSGRRKKHEYVKVSLQPEELPANEQEQQALQNSNNVVSEQNPLAGDGAEPGVTQGVNSLDLKMLAMLAKHARFIPMRLAPEERHLLRLLEAALNVSEYTDRVDIISYKSKAKRIVEQLKEMCSVLCGLVIASNLRTGQKLLEMKNFSDNAAWFQDVFEIGRRYKIMNPEKMRDTYGKLCYMIMDSRLPQIEEHMEFHLFKPLSTVHSFLSSKPEDRGQALKIFEDKLILYATSQISPVGKSRPEINRLIKQKEAAIEKLASKYSSRYFSKDDIRQVLYSIGDYNAYINMNRRPIMRMLERLEAFNNPTIATQYPIGIQYGRGGARLTHDHARQMHYVQQSLTLWSVIQREMIHLWYIADQDLYNPNEYRLASTGQGLNRIKACPMLYREMHNILSECRSKCDAWVGSSVVHLGDDAVPNALFFLDKYTQVPNILIPFDQALMKINELVDNDPKLLEYIEGEYGSTDGLKLTILQDAFAHMFDGSGADNFYMSGSCIDGRLTSAWNHTNMISKKKYYKIFLMTGFIGFNGQDGF, from the coding sequence atgtcatcaaaaagaactTTAAAACAAATCTTGGATTCTGAATACGTCGAGGGaagtgatgaagaagcgGATGGGATCTCGAACGCCGAGACAGCCGCTGATGTTGATGATAATGAGGAAGAAGTGGACCGCTCGTTTTGCATTGATTGTAAGGATATGAAAACTGAGATTATCTGCAAAGACTGCGAAGAACATTTCTGCGTTGTGTGCTTTGACATGATTCATCGCAGCGGACGCAGAAAAAAGCACGAATACGTCAAAGTTAGCCTCCAGCCTGAGGAGTTGCCAGCTAACGAACAGGAGCAGCAAGCGCTGCAAAACTCCAATAATGTCGTTAGTGAGCAGAATCCTCTGGCAGGTGATGGCGCCGAGCCTGGTGTCACACAAGGAGTGAACTCTCTCGACCTGAAAATGCTCGCAATGCTGGCAAAACATGCAAGATTCATTCCTATGAGGCTAGCgcctgaagaaagacattTACTGAGGCTGCTGGAAGCGGCGTTGAATGTCTCAGAATATACTGATAGAGTGGATATCATATCCTACAAGTCTAAAGCAAAAAGGattgttgagcagcttaAAGAGATGTGTTCTGTGCTCTGCGGCCTTGTAATTGCATCAAATTTACGAACCGGGCAGAAGCTGCTCGAGATGAAGAATTTTAGTGACAATGCTGCATGGTTTCAAGACGTTTTCGAGATCGGGAGACGTTATAAGATTATGAATCCAGAGAAAATGAGAGATACTTATGGCAAGCTTTGCTACATGATCATGGACTCACGTTTGCCTCAAATTGAGGAACACATGGAATTCCACTTGTTCAAGCCTTTGAGCACTGTCCActctttcttgagctcgaAGCCTGAAGACCGAGGTCAAGCCCTCAAAATATTTGAAGATAAGCTGATTCTATATGCCACATCACAGATTTCCCCAGTTGGAAAGTCTAGACCAGAGATCAATCGCCTTATCAAGCAAAAGGAAGCCGCTattgaaaagctggctTCAAAGTACAGCAGTAGGTATTTCAGCAAAGATGACATCCGCCAAGTCCTATACTCCATAGGCGATTACAATGCATACATCAACATGAACCGGAGACCCATCATGCGCATGCTGGAGCGCCTGGAAGCCTTCAATAATCCAACAATTGCTACCCAGTACCCAATAGGTATCCAATACGGAAGGGGTGGGGCACGTTTAACCCATGACCACGCACGTCAAATGCACTATGTTCAACAATCTCTAACGCTGTGGTCTGTCATACAAAGAGAAATGATCCACCTGTGGTACATCGCTGACCAAGACCTTTACAATCCGAACGAATATCGGTTAGCCTCAACAGGACAGGGTCTTAACCGCATAAAAGCGTGTCCCATGCTATACAGGGAGATGCATAACATCTTGAGTGAATGTCGCTCGAAATGTGACGCTTGGGTGGGCTCATCCGTAGTTCATCTGGGCGACGATGCTGTTCCGAATgccttgttttttctgGACAAATATACGCAAGTACCTAATATCTTGATCCCATTCGACCAGGCACTAATGAAGATCAATGAACTTGTTGATAATGAtcccaaacttttggaaTATATCGAAGGAGAGTACGGTTCCACTGACGGGTTGAAGCTGAcaattcttcaagatgcATTCGCGCATATGTTCGATGGTTCTGGCGCAGATAACTTCTATATGAGCGGATCGTGTATTGATGGAAGATTGACATCTGCTTGGAACCACACTAACATGATATCCAAGAAAAAGTACTATAAGATATTCTTGATGACCGGCTTTATTGGTTTCAATGGCCAAGACGGCTTTTAA